The window TAAGAAGAGCAACTCGCGAGCTCGCCACTCACGACTCGGTTCATTAATTTAGTACTAATAAATAATACTCGCCGTCGATGCAATTTCTCTTTTCAATTAATTTGACCTTTGCAATGACGTCCAACTATTTCTGACCAAAACACCCTTCATCCATTTATCATAATCttctttcaattaaaactaattgGCCAGCTTAACATAATTCATCACTCTATCACCACCTTCTCTCTTCCAAAATGTCATTATCACTTTTGCCTTACACTTCAAAAAATTgaactaaaaaaatttaattaaatttttttttactatataaTCCTacttaaatttgataattattgattaaattaaaatagtATTCTTTTTAAATCAATTTTCTTTTACATAATTAtgtaagaaagaaaaataatatgaAAAGTTTCAAAATAATactacctccgtttcatattacatgtctttttagagattcttttttgtttcatattacatatcattttatatgatcagtgcacattaagtcatctttttttttctactaTAAAATACATGTTtacaaaaattaattagaataacagacttattatagaataactAAATAtcagaatcaataaataaaagataagaaTGTCTTTTTTCCaatatccttaattttttttttgatagaagcTGGGACGATACAGTAGCAATGATCTTGAAattccaactaggttggcaccccaaGAGCACGCACTGAAAACCcgataatattaaaaataaaataaaaaataaaaaattgtaacACAGGGGGGAAACGGAGAAACaaagtaacaaaataaaataacaaaaaacaaaaaaaaaacaaataaatcagCGAAATCTAAAGTGACCAACATTACAGATATCATCAAAAAGCAGTGAGTGGCAGAAGTGCGGAGCCGATTGCCACCACGTAATGCCGGAGGAGGAGGAGACACCGTAGCGTGCGGCATCAGTAACCCGATTACCTTCTCTGTAAATGTGGGTAATCATGATAGACATCTGCGAGCACTGTTGTAGACATTTCAACCAGTCGCGATGGACGGACCAAGAAAAaacgacatgtaatatgaaacagagGGAGTagctaaaataaaatttattattttcaatcaaCATAATTTTTACTGAAAAACGACAAGTTGAAGTCATCTTAATTACTACATAAATAATGAAATAGAATATAAAAACTTACGAAATATTTTTGTTTGGTAATATAAAAAAACTAGAGATATCATATTTTTGAAAGGAAATTTCATTAATGAGGCACAAGAGggtaaaaaatatcaattacaTCCTCAATACATCTAGGTACAGAATTAAAGACAACGGGACTATCGGCATAAAATATCAAAACTTGAACCACAtaattagtttatttttttgagAGGAATTAGTTTGTTTGTTTAGGGAAAATAATTTTATAGAAAGGTGAAAtggaggaaaaagaaaagaaaaaaaaaagataaagaggGGTATATTAGTCTTATAAGAAAAAGGTCAAAGTAAGAGTACTAAAAAGACCACGGAGAtcacattaaaataaaaatagtacACACACACGTTCCATTCAAAAGAGGGCAGTTAAGTAGATTTGGTGAaaagtcaaaagaaaaaaaaaactagtcaAACATTCAAAACTCAACGCCTATAAAAACAACATTACTCAACACATAATAATCTCACTTCaacctcctccttcttcttcaacTTATTAATTACTAAAAAACCCCATATGGCCATGAAAAGAATACGAGAATTTGAGAGTTTAGACATGGCAAAATGCCTAATCTTTCTCTCTGAAAACAATCCCAGAAAAGTCATGAAAACCTCTGAAATCTATGAATGCAAAACCTGTAACAAAAAATTCACATCATTTCAGGCTCTAGGAGGCCACAGGGCCAGCCATAAGAAACCAAAATTGACAGCTTCCGGCGAGAATAAGGTCGCCGGTGAAAAGGTGAAGGCGAAGAAACATGAATGCTCAATATGTGGGATTGAGTTTGCTTTAGGTCAAGCTTTGGGTGGTCATATGAGGAGACATAGAGCTGAAACGTTTCCTTCCTTTTCTGTTACGGAAAAAGAAGAAACGTTTCAATCCGTTTCTGTTTCGAAGCTTCCTGTTTTGAGAAGATTGAATAGTAGTAAGAGAGTTTTTGGTTTGGATTTGAATCTTACTCCTTTGGAGAATGATCTTGAATACTTGTTTGGGAAGATGGCTCCTAAACTTGatcattttctttgattttttcaGTTTTTTGTATGTTTGTACAATCATAGATTTAGGTTCattctttgatttatttgttatGTATTTAGGGACATTCtttgatttataaattaattattttggttttttcaTTCTATGAATACTTTCAAACTTTTTTAGAGTTACTGGTGGCGTTGATTATGAACACGAAATTGAGAAATAAACATGTacacaaagaaaaagaaaattgatGAGGTTGGGTAAATTTGACTACATCAACCAACTTGGATGAACATCTGCATATATATAATTCACTAGTAATTAATGTGCGGCAACCATGACAAATTCATAAAGtattagaaaatattagggTTATATAAAATCCTAATTACATATTCATACATAAAAGCTTCTTTTACAAGAATTCTACTGTATATCaaccttttatatatatactctaTCATTATTTCTCTCAAATTGAGCATGGGTAGAATGAATGCTCAACTTGTCCTGAAGTTGTTCAAGCCGATGCTTGGATAGAGGTTTGGTGAGAATATCAGCAACCTGATTAAAAGTATGGAATTAGGAATAAGATCTTTCGAAACTCAATTcctaacaaaaaaaacaaatccaCCTTAATATGTTTGTTTCATTGAGAAAGATATGATTTACCATAAGGTATGTGGCAGAAAAATCGTTAGAAAGTAATCACGGAGAACTACGGAGAGAAAACTATGGttgtcatttatgacacgtaAAACGATTTACAAAAACAATCCGTTTAACATAATTATCATTTTTTGTACCatttacaatatatatataaataatagtaATATATGCAGAGCAATAGAAataggcaaaaagcattttgaggcccttgatctttcattgtttggtgcattaagccctaaATCTTTCATTTAGATACATCGAGCCCCTggtctttcattgtttggtgcattaaaccttcaatctttcatttggacacattgagcaattgatctttcatatatggatgtattaggccattccgcaaatcaattcatatatgggtgtattaaggGTCTATTTGGTTAGGTTTACATAACTgcaacgtttagcattttctttgGACACTGcagcattttggagcttttcatgaacagttgtttgtagatACTTGTTattaacaaaattatccttcttatttccacaaaatgtgttttctttttaacattatttttatttttagaacataattatcgaaaaacaaggtttcattgcgttcaataaattttttatttttatttaattatttttattaatttgtataatatatttttattttataatttatttgctgattaatttaaaacatgtaaatATTAGAAATTTTAAATACAAATAGCAACATTTgagtataattttaccaaacactaataattaaacagctaataacaaacaaccaacaacaacaaacaacttaCTACAACCGCAAACAACTAACATCAACAACAACATCTTTTAGCTAATAGTTGAATCAAACAGCCCCTTAATACAcctatatatgaattgatttacggaagggcctaatacacctatatatgaaaaatcaagggctcaatgtgtctaaatgaaagatcgaggacTTAATGCACCaagcaatgaaagatcaggggctcaatgtgtctaaatgaaagattgagggcttaatgcaccaaataatgaaagatcaagggcctcaggatgctttttgccatagAGATACAATGAAGTATCATATTTGGACCCTTAACATTAAGGGGCTAATTTTCGCTTCATTGTTGAGAGTAATTTTTCAAAGTCCAACATGTTAGCTCCGCATGCTAAAACTTTATGATTTTGGTATGTTAGCTGAAAATTATAACATGtttatactttttttatttttagctataaattatttataattttcataaaatttaatttagaaattaagttatttgagtATCAAAAGTAAGAATTTGACGAAAATGAAAATGAGATATAATAAATTTAGAATAGAACTCATATAAACCAACTCAACTACTTTGAtctattgaaataatactacatcgGTTAAATATAAATCAATATTTGGGTACATCGGTTAAATATAAATCAATATTTGGGGTGCTACACGGGAAAATCTAACGATACTCAAAGGCGAAGCAGGTGGCCGGGAGGGCTTCGCTTATAGATCAAAACCCTCACTCTCTGCATTAATCCGTATGAGGAAATAAATTGACACTTATTCAAAAACTTTAAAACTATTATGATATTTATTCCTTCTTGAAAGAAGATGAGCTTTTACTGCATAGAAGTCGACCAtggttttttatatatatttttttattttactgaAAAAAAGTTAGGTAAGGGTACATTTTATTAATTCGTAAGATCAGAGCAAATAAAAAACCTTGATAAAGATTTAAAATGAAATCTACAAATTACTTATTAATAAGAGCTAAATTTTAAGAGAGTGGAAAATCGAATCTCAAACTTATCAAGCATAAGACTAAATGAGATGTTAACCACACTATTGAAAACTTGAAAGAAATTAGGGGATTTTTggcaaaatataaaaaacggtATCTTcccttatttttataaaattaaaattcctaaaatatcaaaattatcTTCTCTTACTAAAGacccttttctttttattttctaatccCTTTCTTCATCATGTTTAGCTTTATGATTTTTTCAATTGTGTAATAAGTTACGTATGTAGATAATATCTTTCTTGTCTCTGCAAATATTTCTTACTAATTTTTCGTTTGCCAGTGTTATAATTTATTGAACTCTTCACAAAATAGTAATAAACGGTGGTCATTCAAAGTTCAGAAATTAAGAGGACTGGTGGTGCAGTTTTTCATTATTTTGGGGTATTGGATAATTTCACTCGTTTGCACGTTTCTTGtgataatattaaaataatcaAGCACTTAAGACTTTACTCTTTCACACACactaataatattataatatcACCGGCCACACTTAATTGCAGTGGGCTATGGGGTTTAGGCCAACTCATGTCTACATCTCAAACATTACAATTAATATTTGAGAATAGTTTTAGCAAAATTCAGCTAATTTTAAGCAATTTTCATACGACTTTCTGTCACTTTTATATGAcatgtattattaatttttttgtctCAATAACTTTAAAGTTTCATAAAATTACATTTAAACATGACTACGATTAATTTCAATTAATTTAACCTCATATTTCGCTGAAATCAGGTGAAAATGGttgaaattttataattttttttttccaaatcttCAATTTAACTATAATGGTTTAGAAAAGGCACATGTTAAAATGAGACACTCTAAATATGGGATCTTAGATAAATTGCAGGAGAAATTATAAGCGAAGGTGGATTCCGACTATGGGCTTGATCATGAGCTAACTGAAAAATAATGTGAAGCGAATATCTTACATGGCTTATGGTTTATTTGTGGGCCTCGACCTATCTCGGTCTAGATGGAAAGATTGGCAGATAGGCTTGGGCTTCGACATCAGAAATTTAATAATAACTCAATTTTATCAATTTATAATCTACCCTTCAATTTTCCATAATGCTTCAACATTTTGTAAGGAATGATGTGTccatattattaaaataataacctCACTATTCATTTGTTTCACTAATGTGAAAAAACCATGcggttatatttatttatatatatgatgcTTCATTATTTACATTGCCAAATGGATATGAATTTCAACATACGTgtcttatattttaaatatatttatagttACACATGTGTGATAGGATtacaattcaatatattttgaATTCAAACTACAATACAAGTGTCATCAAGAACTTCCCCATCCCGATTCACATAAACTATGGATTGGTTTATGGCGAAACTTTAGAGGTATGTCTCTGATAAAGCTCTCTTTTCTGCCAATTAAATTTGACACTTACAAGAAATGACTTGATCATAATATGAGGAAGTATATCAGGGAGATGTCGAATATGATCGATGAGTATATGAAGATTTACAAGATGATTGTGAAAAGGAAATTCAAACTATTATTCACTCTCTACAAAATATAGTTAGGAGCATATGAAGATTCACTTGATCCACACTAAAGGTATCAAAACCTTCAATGATGGTGTGTTCAACCTTGAACTAGAGGAGGACTACCTTACATCGATTAAGATCATATTGAGGCACATTATGTTAGTTCATACTCAATTAGAAACAATTCAACAATTAAGGTAAGAAGCATAAGCACTTCAATGGTAAGCGTAAAGAGCATGCCAATAAGCCTAAAAAATTGGAATAAAAAGGAAACAAGTAGCCCCATGACAGAAAGAAACTAAACATCTCACGAGTGAAATGTTTCAACTTCCAACTCAAAGGGAATTATGCAAAATATTGCACTATTCCTGAGGTACGTTCGATTAACTCATAAATGAGTAATATGTATGTATCGATTATTTTTCTTCTAACCTAATTCAATCCTTTGTCGAGTTTCAATGGATCCCAGTCAAATCAAAATGGGTATATGTAAGCAACAACTCAAGAGTTAAAGTACGAGGGGTTAGAACTTTAATCTACGTGGTGACCGAACTCTCCTTATGCATGATGTACTGTTTGCTCCCAAGATTCGAAGGAATCTGATTTATGTTACAACAATGTTGAATTTGGGattccatttttattttaagaaacagtttaaagttgtgtttggaaaataagttttatgATTCTAGTTATATTTCTAATGGTTTAATAGTATTAGATATTGAAAAAAGCAGTTTCAATAATAATACTTTTTCCTTACATTTTTCCTCTTCTTTTTATGGGTGAAAAATAAAGTGATACTTAATAATGGCATGCTAAGTTAAACCACATTGGCCATGATCGAATAAGTCAATTAGATAAACAAGGTTTACTAGgtgatttaaataaagttgaGGTGTCTCCTTGTGAGTCATGCCTTAAGGAAAAAATCATTACGCCACAACCCCCTTTAGACGACGGTTagaaaccgtcgtcccgcgagatataaatctgtcacaagGCTTGCTGCCGTctgttgcaccttcagacgacggttaggttctatcatttgaagatactatacatgacatcagcctagtttcgtactgtcatatgaatattgttacgatgcatctttttatttattaacgtcacctttaatgtcatcacatgacatactaataattaaaaatgtcaagtagcTATATggaaaattggcatattggtattcgtggtgacagtttttataataatttctgtcgtagtaacttgtatcagatggcataggtcttaatcaatcatgtcaatagatttattttagatgacagattcttttattttaatgtctttttattgttgtttagatgatatttttttaaccgtaaatgtcactccttgccttcttcttcgaatgaatctggaaataacaacaatcaaatgaaaaagaatttctgtatatcaatgattttaattttattggagactaatgctcataatctgtttacatttgaactacacaaatttctgaatgtagtaaggtaaaaaaaataagcaatgtacatctccaaatctgtcaatGTGTCAAACTTTCAAGAggcgtggtggtgttgattggaagccaaatccaacttgatctgcagcatatctaagtcatcatTTCCTAAAATCtccaaagtcttgatatctaCAAAACCAATTGATAATGCTCATTAATTACATACcgtatacagatagacctaattaatcttgttttaccctttctccattctgagacccttcacttacccacccacattataaatatgaaGCGCTTAACAATTCTCAAGAGTCATCCAGGGAAACCTAACACTATACTTACTCTAGTTATATCGAGCATGGATATACTTATAAGGAACCTCtatcgtaatgttgagtttcagattgccctactccgatatgaggcacccaggtggcttgtcaatatatatGCAGGTCTTGACTGTCGGTAATGGACTACCGTGATgaagggccctccaaacaccccttatgaaggatGTGTATTCATAGTCCACATGGACTTCTctgtcgatttcccctccacaccgCCAAttgtaagaacatgcataaacttgttaacacacaTAAATGAGTTCGTATATATGCAAATACACTCATGACATTACTATTGTTCGCAGGTCATATTCAGGACCAAATTTATTatcctaatatcggtcccttggggcatgtttctatgcccca is drawn from Euphorbia lathyris chromosome 9, ddEupLath1.1, whole genome shotgun sequence and contains these coding sequences:
- the LOC136206422 gene encoding zinc finger protein ZAT11, which translates into the protein MAMKRIREFESLDMAKCLIFLSENNPRKVMKTSEIYECKTCNKKFTSFQALGGHRASHKKPKLTASGENKVAGEKVKAKKHECSICGIEFALGQALGGHMRRHRAETFPSFSVTEKEETFQSVSVSKLPVLRRLNSSKRVFGLDLNLTPLENDLEYLFGKMAPKLDHFL